Proteins from a genomic interval of Spiroplasma endosymbiont of Lonchoptera lutea:
- a CDS encoding IS30 family transposase codes for MYKYLTIESIIAIKEYKSYGFSIRKIAKAIDYSKSTVHRVCKLLNQNLLPLEILNQVQKNKQNAGRKLIILTLTEINTINHLLITKNYALDIIADFLKKNKIKNISTKTLYNMFKTNRMSFDKKNLLRKGKNKPHKQKETRGRINNCKSIHERNLIIPNIKNIQEFGHLEGDTIVGKDHKSSIITLADIWSKITIPLKTKNHKAESITQSIIKFISKLIPGTIKTITFDRGKEFSKWKLIEKNCNVKIYFADAGKPCQRGLNENNNGILRRYLPKSTDLSSYKQKDLNSIAFQINSTPRKSLSYKRPIDLIQLF; via the coding sequence ATGTATAAGTATCTGACTATTGAATCAATAATAGCAATAAAAGAATATAAAAGTTATGGATTTTCTATTCGTAAAATAGCAAAAGCAATTGATTATAGTAAATCAACTGTACACAGAGTTTGTAAATTATTAAATCAAAACTTATTACCATTAGAAATATTGAATCAAGTTCAAAAAAATAAACAAAATGCAGGTAGAAAATTAATAATTTTAACTTTAACAGAAATTAATACTATCAATCATTTGTTAATTACTAAAAATTATGCTCTTGATATAATTGCTGATTTTTTAAAGAAAAATAAAATAAAAAATATTTCAACAAAAACTTTATATAACATGTTTAAAACAAATCGAATGAGTTTTGATAAAAAAAATTTATTGAGAAAAGGCAAAAATAAACCTCATAAACAAAAAGAAACTAGGGGCAGAATTAATAATTGTAAATCTATTCATGAAAGAAATTTAATCATTCCAAATATTAAAAATATACAAGAATTTGGCCATTTAGAGGGAGATACTATCGTTGGTAAAGATCATAAAAGTTCTATTATTACTTTAGCTGATATATGATCAAAAATCACAATTCCTTTGAAAACTAAAAATCATAAAGCAGAAAGTATTACACAAAGTATAATAAAATTTATTTCAAAATTAATACCAGGAACAATTAAAACTATTACTTTTGATCGTGGTAAAGAATTTAGTAAATGAAAATTAATTGAAAAAAATTGTAATGTTAAAATTTATTTTGCAGATGCCGGCAAACCTTGTCAAAGAGGTTTAAATGAGAACAATAATGGCATTTTAAGAAGATATTTACCAAAATCTACTGATTTATCTTCATATAAACAAAAAGACTTAAATTCTATAGCATTTCAAATTAATTCTACACCCAGAAAATCATTATCTTATAAAAGACCAATAGATTTAATACAATTATTTTAA
- a CDS encoding transposase yields MGNKTSYSEEFKKQIVMLYKNDKSVINLRKEYNLPKPTIYSWIKNYNNSGSFKAKDNRTVEENELIYLRKENQQLRMENDILKQAALIIGKK; encoded by the coding sequence ATGGGAAATAAAACCTCATACTCTGAAGAATTTAAAAAACAAATTGTAATGCTATACAAAAATGACAAAAGTGTTATTAATTTAAGGAAAGAATATAATTTACCAAAACCAACTATTTATAGTTGAATTAAAAATTATAATAATTCTGGGTCATTTAAAGCAAAAGATAATCGCACTGTCGAAGAAAATGAATTAATTTACTTGCGAAAAGAAAACCAACAATTACGAATGGAAAATGACATTTTAAAGCAAGCAGCACTGATAATCGGGAAAAAATAA
- the fmt gene encoding methionyl-tRNA formyltransferase, with the protein MVTKVIFMGTPIFAKEVLLKLLTMDFIEVVAVVCQPDRKVGRKQEMRIGGVKQVALASKLKIFQPDNINDIVLELDNLNADLIITCAYGQFLGTRILQLVPKGCLNIHASLLPKLRGGAPIHWAVINDEKETGISLMKMTSQMDAGPVFVQEKIRLVANETASSLHHRLILLANMMLEKYLFLIISGKITPEIQNERLVSFGLNIKRNNEKIIWNVDARKVTCQIRGLFEIPLAYTTYENKIYKIHQAIVYDINKQEKAAGTILSFQQDGIEVQTSKGSVLIQRLQPEGKKAILVKNFYQGQHPLRVGTKFI; encoded by the coding sequence ATGGTAACGAAAGTTATTTTTATGGGGACACCGATTTTTGCTAAAGAAGTATTATTAAAATTATTAACAATGGATTTTATTGAAGTTGTAGCTGTTGTTTGTCAACCTGATCGTAAAGTTGGGAGAAAGCAAGAAATGAGGATTGGTGGTGTTAAACAAGTAGCATTAGCATCAAAATTAAAGATTTTTCAACCAGATAATATTAACGATATTGTTTTAGAACTAGATAATTTAAATGCTGATTTAATAATTACTTGTGCTTATGGTCAATTTTTGGGAACAAGGATTTTACAATTGGTGCCGAAAGGTTGCTTAAATATTCATGCTTCGTTATTACCTAAATTACGAGGTGGAGCACCAATTCATTGAGCGGTAATTAATGATGAAAAGGAAACTGGTATTAGTTTAATGAAAATGACATCTCAAATGGATGCGGGGCCAGTATTTGTTCAAGAGAAAATTAGGTTGGTGGCAAATGAAACGGCAAGTAGTTTGCATCACCGTTTAATTTTGTTAGCAAATATGATGTTAGAAAAATATTTATTCTTAATAATTAGTGGTAAAATTACTCCAGAAATCCAAAATGAACGACTTGTATCGTTTGGTTTAAATATTAAACGAAATAATGAAAAGATTATTTGAAATGTTGATGCGAGAAAAGTAACTTGTCAAATTCGTGGTCTTTTTGAAATCCCTTTAGCTTATACGACTTATGAAAATAAGATTTATAAAATTCATCAGGCGATCGTTTATGATATTAATAAACAGGAAAAGGCAGCGGGAACAATTTTATCATTTCAACAAGATGGTATTGAAGTTCAAACGAGTAAAGGAAGTGTTTTAATTCAAAGATTACAACCTGAGGGTAAAAAAGCAATCTTGGTTAAAAATTTTTATCAAGGACAACATCCTTTGCGGGTTGGAACAAAATTTATTTAA
- a CDS encoding IS3 family transposase (programmed frameshift) — protein MGNKTSYSEEFKKQIVMLYKNDKSVINLGKEYNLPKPTIYSWIKNYNNSGSFKAKDNRTVEENELIYLRKENQQLRMENDIFKASSTDNREKITIINNNKNKYSVRKICKILGLLKSTYYYQTNKCTKFDVNNYEQEVISAFNKSRKIYGARKIKAVLIRKNIILSRRKIRFIMIKNNLVSKYTKLKYCNHKKTVNNDEINNVLNRQFNDKKPNEVVVSDLTYVQVGTKWHYICLLIDLFNREVIGYSAGPNKTAELVQQAFHKITRPLNKITLFHTDRGNEFKNKIIDEILITFKIKRSLSSKGCPYDNAVAEATYKTFKTEFINGKKFANLTQLKCELFDFVNWYNNIRIHGSLNYLTPVEFRKYQST, from the exons ATGGGAAATAAAACCTCATACTCTGAAGAATTTAAAAAACAAATTGTAATGCTATACAAAAATGACAAAAGTGTTATTAATTTAGGGAAAGAATATAATTTACCAAAACCAACTATTTATAGTTGAATTAAAAATTATAATAATTCTGGGTCATTTAAAGCAAAAGATAATCGCACTGTCGAAGAAAATGAATTAATTTACTTGCGAAAAGAAAACCAACAATTACGAATGGAAAATGACATTT TTAAAGCAAGCAGCACTGATAATCGGGAAAAAATAACAATAATTAATAACAACAAAAATAAATATTCAGTGAGGAAAATATGTAAGATTTTAGGTTTACTAAAATCAACATATTATTATCAAACTAATAAATGCACCAAGTTTGATGTTAATAATTATGAACAAGAAGTTATCAGTGCATTTAATAAAAGTCGCAAGATTTATGGTGCTCGTAAAATTAAAGCTGTTTTAATAAGAAAAAATATCATTTTATCACGACGAAAAATCCGATTCATTATGATCAAAAATAATTTGGTTTCTAAATACACCAAGTTAAAATATTGTAATCATAAAAAAACAGTTAATAATGACGAAATTAATAATGTTTTAAATCGTCAATTTAATGACAAAAAACCAAATGAAGTTGTTGTTAGTGATTTAACATATGTTCAAGTTGGCACTAAATGACATTATATTTGTTTATTAATTGACTTGTTTAATCGCGAAGTAATTGGCTATAGTGCTGGACCAAATAAAACTGCTGAATTAGTTCAACAAGCTTTTCACAAGATAACACGACCATTAAATAAAATAACTTTATTTCATACTGATCGTGGTAATGAGTTTAAAAATAAAATTATTGATGAAATTTTAATAACCTTTAAAATTAAAAGATCATTAAGCTCCAAAGGATGCCCATATGATAATGCTGTTGCTGAAGCAACTTACAAAACCTTTAAAACCGAATTTATTAACGGTAAAAAATTTGCAAACTTAACACAACTAAAATGCGAACTATTTGATTTTGTTAATTGATATAACAATATTCGAATTCATGGCAGTTTAAATTATTTAACTCCCGTTGAATTTAGAAAATACCAGTCTACATAA
- the lepA gene encoding translation elongation factor 4, producing the protein MATNKNLIRNFSIIAHIDHGKSTLADRLLELTGTVSKRELKDQLLDSMDLERERGITIKLNAVQLQYVAKDHQQYCFNLIDTPGHVDFTYEVSRSLAACEGALLVVDATQGIQAQTLANVYLAIDNDLTIIPVINKVDLPNADPERIKQQIRGLTGIAYSHIPLISAKTGLNVDEVLETIVRDIPAPIKSQDDAPLQALIFDSYYDQYRGVMIFIRVFQGTVKINDKIRFMATGGEYEVISVGIKTPLEVQQDAIYAGQVGWVAAAIKNIKDVQVGDTMTHADFPTLVPLSGYRKINSMVYCGLYSVDSSRYEDLKDALSKLQLSDAALVYEPENSQALGFGFRCGFLGLLHMDVIQERLEREYNLDLIATAPSVIYEVHLTDQQIITVDNPSKLPEVQKIRSINEPFVKVTMMTPETYLGGLMELCQQKRGIYQNLIYVDDTRRILTYEMPLNEIIFDFFDRLKSVSKGYASLDYELLGYRPSKLVKMDILLNGAVVDALSMIVHKDFAYARGRNLCAKLKDIIPQQNFEIPVQASIGNKIIARETIKALRKNVTAKCYGGDINRKKKLLEKQKKGKKRMKAFGNVELPQEAFMAVLSIDDK; encoded by the coding sequence ATGGCAACAAATAAAAATTTAATTCGTAATTTTAGTATTATTGCTCATATTGATCATGGTAAGTCTACTTTGGCGGATCGGCTTTTAGAATTAACGGGTACGGTTAGTAAAAGAGAATTAAAAGATCAATTATTAGATTCAATGGATTTAGAGCGAGAAAGAGGAATTACTATTAAGTTAAATGCTGTGCAGTTGCAGTATGTTGCTAAGGATCATCAACAATATTGTTTTAATTTAATTGATACGCCGGGACATGTAGATTTTACTTATGAAGTTTCGCGTAGTTTAGCGGCTTGTGAGGGAGCATTATTAGTAGTTGATGCTACGCAAGGGATTCAAGCGCAAACATTAGCTAATGTTTATTTAGCGATTGATAATGATTTAACAATTATTCCTGTTATTAATAAAGTTGATTTGCCTAATGCGGACCCCGAAAGAATTAAACAACAAATTAGAGGATTGACAGGAATTGCGTATTCGCATATCCCGTTAATTTCTGCCAAGACTGGTTTAAATGTTGATGAAGTGTTAGAAACTATTGTTAGAGATATTCCTGCTCCAATAAAATCCCAAGATGATGCTCCTTTGCAGGCATTGATTTTTGATTCTTATTATGATCAATATCGTGGTGTAATGATTTTTATTCGTGTTTTTCAAGGAACTGTTAAGATTAATGATAAGATTCGTTTTATGGCAACAGGGGGTGAATATGAAGTTATTAGTGTTGGTATTAAGACACCGTTGGAAGTTCAGCAGGATGCAATCTATGCTGGTCAGGTTGGTTGAGTAGCGGCGGCTATTAAGAATATTAAAGATGTTCAAGTAGGAGATACAATGACACATGCTGATTTTCCAACATTAGTGCCATTATCAGGTTATCGAAAAATTAATTCAATGGTTTATTGTGGATTATATTCCGTTGATAGTTCGCGTTATGAAGATTTAAAAGATGCATTATCAAAATTGCAATTATCAGATGCTGCTTTGGTATATGAACCAGAAAATTCACAAGCATTAGGATTTGGTTTTCGTTGTGGGTTTTTAGGTTTATTACATATGGATGTTATCCAAGAACGACTTGAGAGAGAATATAATTTAGATTTAATTGCTACGGCGCCAAGTGTTATTTATGAAGTGCATTTAACTGATCAACAAATTATTACTGTGGATAATCCGAGTAAATTACCGGAAGTGCAAAAAATTCGTAGTATTAATGAGCCTTTTGTTAAAGTAACGATGATGACTCCTGAAACTTATTTAGGTGGTTTAATGGAGTTATGTCAGCAAAAACGTGGTATTTATCAAAATCTTATTTATGTTGATGATACAAGAAGGATTTTGACTTATGAAATGCCGTTAAATGAGATTATTTTTGATTTTTTTGATCGTTTAAAATCTGTGTCTAAGGGCTATGCTTCATTAGATTACGAATTATTAGGTTATCGACCAAGTAAATTAGTAAAGATGGATATTTTATTAAATGGTGCGGTTGTTGATGCTTTATCAATGATTGTGCATAAAGATTTTGCGTATGCTCGTGGAAGAAATTTATGTGCTAAATTAAAAGATATTATTCCGCAACAAAACTTTGAAATTCCTGTACAAGCTTCCATTGGTAATAAAATCATTGCGCGAGAAACTATTAAGGCGTTAAGGAAAAATGTTACTGCTAAGTGTTATGGTGGCGATATTAATCGTAAGAAAAAGTTATTAGAAAAACAAAAGAAGGGTAAAAAGCGGATGAAGGCTTTTGGAAATGTTGAATTACCACAAGAAGCTTTTATGGCAGTTTTATCTATTGATGATAAATAA
- a CDS encoding DUF2779 domain-containing protein, translated as MLHKIYKEDYKNYRECAKLSFLLRKENHQKTIQWHDRELTYFFSLPEFGDEKQKDDLTNISAPSLELLANDDYSFSDLEVIDSETILDGLEVGYHAKQYFLRNYRCFDLDTYEKHLVANKTVEKILDANLEVLFEPRFEYNGCVTKVDVLKRNGTGWDLIEVKATTKVHREHLYDVLYQYYILTNCNIEIKNIYLMHLNGFYFHQGDLEYDNLFILASKYNLTTTGSKQENIMVGVKKDLAKRDFNQDIQRIKDIFQMPVAEALAWLKTSQCHNRGKYDYCIHVYAKLPKEHTIFNLYRLVKTKKARLYYENNFLSLYTSNFFDLNLTANQYRQIKVVQNLEGVVALSERRYLQSIYKEYVYPIYMYDFETVKSAIPKYENSTPYEQIPFQYSIHVLLDNKFNEEKHNIKHYRYLSDGVGDHRLVLIENLIKDLTRYGIGTYVAYNKSFEKQVLKKMALLYPIYEEILMQISDRTVDLMDFFKNFAIYKAEFNGSLSIKKTLPAFNLEFSYDDLEVQKGTDASSLFRKRLYNELQKDNNHLFFLKLNNAWKTISWQQWQDNYVKNLLLYCERDTYGMVVLFTKISELLREQGWIEW; from the coding sequence ATGCTTCATAAAATATATAAAGAAGATTATAAAAATTATCGGGAATGTGCTAAATTATCATTTCTTTTACGAAAAGAAAATCATCAAAAGACAATTCAATGGCACGATAGGGAGTTAACTTATTTTTTTAGTTTGCCTGAATTTGGTGATGAAAAGCAAAAAGATGACTTGACGAATATTTCTGCGCCTAGTTTAGAATTATTAGCGAATGATGATTATAGTTTTAGCGATTTAGAGGTAATTGATAGTGAAACTATTCTTGATGGTTTAGAAGTAGGTTATCATGCTAAGCAATATTTTTTACGAAATTATCGTTGTTTTGATTTAGATACTTATGAAAAACATCTTGTGGCAAATAAAACGGTAGAAAAAATTCTTGATGCTAATCTTGAAGTGTTGTTTGAACCACGATTTGAATATAATGGTTGTGTTACAAAGGTTGATGTTTTAAAACGAAATGGTACAGGTTGAGACTTAATTGAAGTTAAGGCAACAACTAAGGTTCATCGCGAACATTTATATGATGTTCTTTATCAATATTATATTTTGACTAATTGCAATATTGAGATTAAAAATATTTATTTAATGCATTTAAATGGTTTTTATTTTCATCAAGGTGATTTAGAATATGATAATTTGTTTATTTTAGCAAGTAAATATAATTTAACAACTACTGGTTCAAAGCAAGAAAATATTATGGTTGGTGTAAAAAAAGATTTAGCAAAGCGAGATTTTAATCAAGATATTCAGCGCATTAAAGATATTTTTCAAATGCCAGTTGCTGAAGCATTAGCGTGGTTAAAGACTAGTCAATGTCATAATCGGGGTAAATATGATTATTGTATTCATGTTTATGCTAAATTACCTAAAGAGCATACAATATTTAATCTTTATCGGTTAGTAAAAACTAAAAAAGCAAGATTATATTATGAAAATAATTTTTTGTCGCTTTATACATCTAATTTTTTTGATCTTAATTTAACAGCTAATCAATATCGCCAAATTAAAGTTGTTCAAAATTTAGAAGGTGTTGTTGCATTGTCAGAACGAAGATATTTACAAAGTATATATAAGGAATATGTGTATCCGATTTATATGTATGATTTTGAAACTGTTAAAAGTGCCATTCCGAAATATGAAAATAGTACACCATATGAGCAAATTCCGTTTCAGTATTCAATTCATGTTTTATTGGATAATAAGTTTAATGAAGAGAAACATAATATTAAACATTATCGTTATTTAAGTGATGGTGTTGGTGATCATCGTTTAGTTTTAATTGAAAATTTAATTAAGGATTTAACACGATATGGGATAGGTACTTATGTTGCATATAATAAAAGTTTTGAGAAGCAAGTTTTAAAAAAAATGGCATTATTATATCCGATTTATGAAGAAATATTAATGCAAATTTCTGATCGGACTGTTGATTTAATGGATTTCTTTAAAAATTTTGCAATTTATAAAGCAGAATTTAATGGTAGTCTTTCAATTAAGAAAACATTGCCGGCTTTTAATTTGGAATTTTCTTATGATGATTTGGAAGTGCAAAAGGGAACCGATGCTTCCAGTTTATTTCGTAAACGGTTGTATAATGAATTACAAAAAGATAATAATCATTTGTTTTTCTTGAAATTAAATAATGCTTGAAAAACTATTAGTTGGCAACAATGACAAGACAATTATGTTAAAAATTTGTTATTATATTGTGAACGCGATACTTATGGAATGGTAGTTTTATTTACTAAAATTTCTGAATTATTGCGAGAACAGGGGTGAATTGAATGGTAA
- a CDS encoding Mbov_0401 family ICE element transposase-like protein codes for MDEYLYKYHYRLKQGYKVVHFASRTIITIFGDVTFKRCRYKYWNQKSGKFEYVCLLDKEIGLLPKQRIYFDVQFKVLSLLGDGKRYHDVLDALNHCYISKASISSILNKYNIAEYFQLAEKEIKTRINVKNKDLYIQLDETFLATLDHKVKQDQRIRLVTFHTGHKEKNYKNARRELENKRGHFLMLKIGKRINTMDYRDLLIKELQKHYVNINYDKIIVCGDGDAWIREIANSFGNVRYILDGYHAIKKLKQTAFNIIFENRKVTLNSWIKLYKDGNHQELIKNIRNVAKNELNKDIKTNLRKASNYFSNNKQGIHNQNLEWNIGCSIESDVSHLIKQQLGYGAKIYNHKNLNNLLHLKMANLNKLNVLHYINENINSEIEIRKEIYKKSLWNKYNNKNDDSWINYKGNAVTNKYNRFK; via the coding sequence TTAGATGAATATTTATATAAATATCATTATCGCTTAAAACAAGGTTATAAAGTAGTTCATTTTGCATCAAGAACAATTATTACAATTTTTGGTGATGTTACTTTTAAACGATGCCGATATAAATATTGAAATCAAAAATCAGGGAAATTTGAATATGTATGTTTGTTAGATAAAGAAATTGGTTTATTACCCAAACAACGCATTTATTTTGATGTCCAATTTAAAGTTTTAAGTCTTTTAGGTGACGGTAAACGCTATCACGATGTTTTAGATGCTCTAAATCATTGTTATATTTCAAAAGCTAGTATTTCTAGTATTTTAAATAAATATAATATTGCTGAATATTTTCAATTAGCAGAAAAAGAAATTAAAACTAGAATTAATGTCAAAAATAAGGATTTATATATTCAACTAGATGAGACATTTTTAGCAACATTAGACCATAAAGTTAAACAAGACCAAAGAATTCGTTTAGTTACTTTTCATACCGGACATAAAGAAAAAAATTACAAAAATGCTCGTAGAGAATTAGAAAATAAACGAGGTCATTTTCTAATGTTAAAAATTGGTAAACGAATAAATACGATGGATTATCGTGATTTATTAATTAAAGAATTGCAAAAACATTATGTTAATATTAATTATGACAAAATAATTGTTTGTGGCGATGGTGATGCTTGAATTAGAGAAATTGCTAATAGTTTTGGTAATGTTAGATATATTTTAGATGGTTATCACGCTATTAAAAAATTAAAACAAACGGCATTTAATATTATTTTTGAAAATCGTAAAGTAACACTAAATAGTTGAATTAAATTATATAAGGATGGAAATCATCAAGAATTAATTAAAAACATTCGTAATGTCGCTAAAAATGAATTAAATAAAGATATTAAAACAAATTTAAGAAAAGCGAGTAATTATTTCAGTAATAATAAGCAAGGTATTCATAACCAAAATTTAGAATGAAATATCGGTTGTAGCATTGAAAGCGATGTATCGCATTTAATAAAACAACAATTAGGATATGGAGCAAAAATATATAATCATAAGAATTTAAATAACTTATTACATTTAAAAATGGCAAATTTAAACAAATTAAATGTATTACATTATATTAATGAAAATATTAATTCAGAAATAGAAATCAGAAAAGAAATATATAAAAAGTCATTATGAAATAAATATAATAATAAAAATGATGATAGTTGAATTAATTATAAAGGTAATGCTGTAACAAATAAATATAATAGATTTAAGTAA
- a CDS encoding IS3 family transposase, whose product MRKICKILGLLKSTYYYQTNKCTKFDVNNYEQEVISAFNKSRKIYGARKIKAVLIRKNIILSWRKIRFIMIKNNLVSKYTKLKYCNHKKTVNNDEINNVLNRQFNDKKPNEVVVSDLTYVDRLQ is encoded by the coding sequence GTGAGGAAAATATGTAAGATTTTAGGTTTACTAAAATCAACATATTATTATCAAACTAATAAATGCACCAAGTTTGATGTTAATAATTATGAACAAGAAGTTATCAGTGCATTTAATAAAAGTCGCAAGATTTATGGTGCTCGTAAAATTAAAGCTGTTTTAATAAGAAAAAATATCATTTTATCATGACGAAAAATCCGATTCATTATGATCAAAAATAATTTGGTTTCTAAATACACCAAGTTAAAATATTGTAATCATAAAAAAACAGTTAATAATGACGAAATTAATAATGTTTTAAATCGTCAATTTAATGACAAAAAACCAAATGAAGTTGTTGTTAGTGATTTAACATATGTGGATAGGCTACAATAA
- the rpsT gene encoding 30S ribosomal protein S20, producing MANIKSQIKRAITNEKARQRNVHIKSTTRTAIKKAKIAITSNETNMQQTLNHAISMLDRAESKNIFHKNKVARIKSKLTIKANNIANNIKETN from the coding sequence ATGGCAAATATCAAATCACAAATTAAACGCGCAATAACAAATGAAAAAGCAAGACAAAGAAATGTTCATATCAAATCAACAACAAGAACAGCAATTAAAAAAGCTAAAATCGCAATTACCAGTAATGAAACTAATATGCAACAAACATTAAATCACGCTATTTCAATGCTTGACCGTGCAGAAAGTAAAAATATTTTTCACAAAAATAAAGTTGCCCGAATAAAATCTAAACTAACTATTAAAGCTAATAATATTGCTAATAATATTAAAGAAACTAATTAA
- a CDS encoding IS3 family transposase (programmed frameshift) translates to MGNKTSYSEEFKKQIVMLYKNDKSVINLGKEYNLPKPTIYSWIKNYNNSGSFKAKDNRTVEENELIYLRKENQQLRMENDIFKASSTDNREKITIINNNKNKYSVRKICKILGLLKSTYYYQTNKCTKFDVNNYEQEVISAFNKSRKIYGARKIKAVLIRKNIILSRRKIRFIMIKNNLVSKYTKLKYCNHKKTVNNDEINNVLNRQFNDKKPNEVVVSDLTYVQVGTKWHYICLLIDLFNREVIGYSARPNKTAELVQQAFHKITRPLNKITLFHTDRGNEFKNKIIDEILITFKIKRSLSSKGCPYDNAVAEATYKTFKTEFINGKKFANLTQLKCELFDFVNWYNNIRIHGSLNYLTPVEFRKYQST, encoded by the exons ATGGGAAATAAAACCTCATACTCTGAAGAATTTAAAAAACAAATTGTAATGCTATACAAAAATGACAAAAGTGTTATTAATTTAGGGAAAGAATATAATTTACCAAAACCAACTATTTATAGTTGAATTAAAAATTATAATAATTCTGGGTCATTTAAAGCAAAAGATAATCGCACTGTCGAAGAAAATGAATTAATTTACTTGCGAAAAGAAAACCAACAATTACGAATGGAAAATGACATTT TTAAAGCAAGCAGCACTGATAATCGGGAAAAAATAACAATAATTAATAACAACAAAAATAAATATTCAGTGAGGAAAATATGTAAGATTTTAGGTTTACTAAAATCAACATATTATTATCAAACTAATAAATGCACCAAGTTTGATGTTAATAATTATGAACAAGAAGTTATCAGTGCATTTAATAAAAGTCGCAAGATTTATGGTGCTCGTAAAATTAAAGCTGTTTTAATAAGAAAAAATATCATTTTATCACGACGAAAAATCCGATTCATTATGATCAAAAATAATTTGGTTTCTAAATACACCAAGTTAAAATATTGTAATCATAAAAAAACAGTTAATAATGACGAAATTAATAATGTTTTAAATCGTCAATTTAATGACAAAAAACCAAATGAAGTTGTTGTTAGTGATTTAACATATGTTCAAGTTGGCACTAAATGACATTATATTTGTTTATTAATTGACTTGTTTAATCGCGAAGTAATTGGCTATAGTGCTAGACCAAATAAAACTGCTGAATTAGTTCAACAAGCTTTTCACAAGATAACACGACCATTAAATAAAATAACTTTATTTCATACTGATCGTGGTAATGAGTTTAAAAATAAAATTATTGATGAAATTTTAATAACCTTTAAAATTAAAAGATCATTAAGCTCCAAAGGATGCCCATATGATAATGCTGTTGCTGAAGCAACTTACAAAACCTTTAAAACCGAATTTATTAACGGTAAAAAATTTGCAAACTTAACACAACTAAAATGCGAACTATTTGATTTTGTTAATTGATATAACAATATTCGAATTCATGGCAGTTTAAATTATTTAACTCCCGTTGAATTTAGAAAATACCAGTCTACATAA